A genomic stretch from Bos javanicus breed banteng chromosome 3, ARS-OSU_banteng_1.0, whole genome shotgun sequence includes:
- the DNASE2B gene encoding deoxyribonuclease-2-beta — protein sequence MTARLLGTLLTVLFLGLFGILEATKISCRNEEGEAVDWFTFYKLPKKQNEESRETGLEYLYLDSTTRSWSRSKQLMNATKSVLGRTLQQLYEASASESNSTAYLIYNDGVPKSVNYSRKYGHTKGVLLWNRVQGFWLIHSIPHFPPVPEEGYDYPPTGRRNGQAGMCITFKYNQYEAIDSQLLVYNPNIYSCSIPAAFRMELIHMPQLCAGSSSSEIPGRHLATLQSAQGQKFLHFAKSDSFLDDIFAAWMAQQLKTHLLTETWQRKSQELPSNCSLPHHVYNIKAIKISRHSYFSSYQDHAKWCISRKGTKNRWTCIGDLNRSPYQASRSGGFICTQNQHIYQAFQGLVLYYENCN from the exons ATGACAGCAAGACTTCTAGGAACACTGCTGACTGTGCTCTTCCTTGGTCTCTTTGGAATCCTGGAGGCAACAAAAATATCATGCAGAAATGAAGAAGGTGAAGCTGTGGATtg GTTTACCTTTTATAAGTTGCCCAAAAAACAAAACGAGGAAAGCAGAGAGACTGGGTTAGAGTACCTGTACCTAGACTCTACAACCAGAAGCTGGAGTAGGAGTAAGCAACTGATGAATGCCACCAAGAGTGTTTTGGGAAGGACATTACAACAACTGTATGAAGCATCTGCCTCTGAG AGTAACAGCACAGCCTATCTAATATACAATGATGGAGTCCCTAAATCCGTGAATTACAGCAGAAAGTATGGACACACCAAAG GTGTACTTCTGTGGAACAGAGTCCAGGGGTTCTGGTTGATTCATTCCATTCCCCATTTTCCTCCAGTTCCTGAAGAAGGCTATGATTATCCACCCACAGGGAGACGAAATGGACAAGCTGGCATGTGCATAACTTTCAAGTACAACCAGTATGAAGCAATAG ACTCTCAGCTCTTGGTCTACAACCCAAACATTTACAGCTGCTCCATCCCTGCAGCCTTTCGCATGGAGCTCATCCACATGCCCCAGCTGTGTGCTGGATCCAGCTCCTCAGAGATCCCAGGCCGGCACCTGGCCACACTTCAGTCAGCCCAGGGACAAAAATTTCTCCATTTTGCCAAGTCTGATTCTTTTCTTGACG ACATCTTTGCAGCCTGGATGGCTCAACAGTTGAAGACACACTTGCTAACAGAAACCTGGCAGCGGAAGAGTCAAGAGCTTCCTTCAAACTGCTCCCTTCCTCACCATGTCTACAATATCAAAGCAATTAAGATATCTAGACACTCTTATTTCAGCTCTTATCAGGATCATGCCAAATGGTGTATTTCCCGCAAGGGCACCAAAAATCGCTGGACATGTATTGGAGACCTAAATCGGAGTCCATACCAAGCTTCCAGAAGTGGTGGATTCATCTGTACCCAGAATCAGCACATTTACCAGGCATTTCAAGGACTAGTTTTATATTATGAGAACTGTAACTAA